One Brassica oleracea var. oleracea cultivar TO1000 chromosome C7, BOL, whole genome shotgun sequence genomic window carries:
- the LOC106306002 gene encoding RNA polymerase II C-terminal domain phosphatase-like 1: MYNSNSVQVYHEDVRVGEMEIYPPPREPDDDVQRKKKQREVMEQVKIGIRIGRFSQPSERCPPLSVLTTVSSCGLCFKLEAPASSTAQEPLTLLHSSCLTDNKTAVMSLGEEELHLVAMYSENINNDRPCFWAFTVASGIYDSCLVMLNLRCLGIVFDLDETLVVANTTRTFDDKIEALQRRINNEMDPQRIAVMVAEMKRYQDDKVLLKQYVESDQVVDNGEVIKVQSEIVPALSDNHQPLVRPLIRLPEKNIILTRINPTVRDTSVLVRMRPSWEELRSYLTAKGRKRFEVYVCTMAERDYALEMWRLLDPEGNLINANDLLSRIVCVKAGFKKSLFNVFLDATCHPKMALVIDDRLKVWDEKDQPRVYVVPAFAPYYSPQAEAAATPVLCVTRNVACGVRGGFFRDFDDSLLQRIAQISYENDVEDIPSPPDVSHYLVSEDDSSGLNGNKDPLAFDGMADAEVERRMKEAISGSSVVLPAENIDPRIAAPVQYPMASALSVPAPVPVPVVQQPSAMAFPSTQFQQPTSIAKHLVPSEPSLQSSPAREEGEVPESELDPDTRRRLLILQHGQDTRDATPSEPPFPQRPPVQAPPTPHVQPRNGWFPVEEEMDPAPLRRTASKEYPLDSESLNRPRHQSFYPKIENSTTQSDRMPHENRRLPKEPLRRDEQLRSNNNPPGSHPFYGEESSWNQSSSRNSDIDFIPGRSVSATENPAEVLHQIAIKCGSKVDYKPGLVASTDLRFSVEAWLSGEKIGEGIGKSRREALRKASEVSIQNLADIYLSRANGDPGSSHRDVSPFANGNMNMGNANALDKQPFPRDETAMPVPSRPTDPRLEGSMRHTGSITALRELCASEGWEMSFQSQRPLQYDMGLHRDELHAQVEIDGRVLGEGVGSTWDEARMQAAERALYSMRSMPPLHRRQGSPRSFGGMSNKRLKPNFQRMPSSGRYS; the protein is encoded by the exons ATGTATAATAGTAATAGTGTACAAGTGTATCATGAAGATGTGAGAGTTGGGGAAATGGAGATTTACCCTCCTCCAAGGGAACCAGACGATGATGTACAGAGGAAGAAGAAACAGAGGGAAGTGATGGAGCAAGTCAAGATTGGAATCAGAATTGGCCGTTTCTCTCAGCCTAGCGAGAGATGCCCTCCTCTTTCAGTGCTCACCACGGTTTCGTCTTGTGGCCTTTGTTTCAAGTTGGAAGCTCCAGCTTCTTCAACTGCTCAGGAGCCTCTCACTCTCCTCCACTCGTCCTGTCTCACGGACAACAAG ACTGCAGTAATGTCACTGGGTGAGGAAGAGCTTCATTTGGTTGCCATGTACTCTGAAAACATCAACAACGACCGTCCTTGTTTCTGGGCATTTACTGTCGCCTCTGGGATTTATGACTCCTGCCTTGTGATGCTGAATCTTAGATGTCTGGGTATTGTCTTTGATCTCGATGAAACCCTTGTTGTGGCGAACACTACGCGGACGTTTGACGATAAGATTGAGGCGTTGCAGCGGAGGATAAACAACGAGATGGACCCGCAGCGTATTGCAGTTATGGTGGCTGAGATGAAGCGCTATCAAGATGACAAAGTTCTGTTGAAGCAGTATGTTGAAAGTGACCAGGTTGTTGACAACGGGGAGGTGATTAAGGTGCAGTCTGAAATTGTTCCTGCCTTGTCTGACAACCATCAGCCTCTTGTTCGGCCCCTGATAAGGCTGCCTGAGAAAAATATCATCCTGACTCGTATTAATCCCACG GTACGTGATACAAGTGTTCTTGTGAGGATGAGGCCTTCGTGGGAGGAACTTCGTAGCTACTTGACAGCAAAAGGGCGGAAGCGTTTTGAAGTATACGTTTGCACAATGGCTGAGAGAGATTACGCTTTGGAGATGTGGAGGCTCCTTGATCCAGAAGGGAATTTGATAAACGCAAATGACTTGCTGTCTCGCATTGTTTGTGTGAAAGCTG GTTTTAAAAAATCATTGTTCAATGTGTTCCTCGATGCAACTTGCCATCCGAAGATGGCTCTGGTGATTGATGATCGACTGAAAGTTTGGGATGAGAAGGATCAGCCGAGAGTGTATGTGGTCCCTGCTTTTGCTCCCTACTATTCTCCTCAAGCCGAA GCAGCTGCAACACCAGTACTGTGTGTTACCAGAAATGTTGCTTGCGGTGTCAGAGGTGGATTTTTCAG GGATTTCGATGATAGTCTGCTACAAAGGATTGCTCAAATATCTTACGAGAATGATGTTGAGGATATTCCTTCTCCGCCTGATGTCAGCCACTACTTGGTGTCAGAG GACGACTCCTCGGGTTTAAATGGGAACAAAGATCCACTTGCTTTTGACGGGATGGCTGATGCTGAAGTGGAGAGAAGAATGAAG GAGGCAATTTCTGGATCTTCAGTTGTCCTTCCAGCGGAAAATATAGATCCAAGGATAGCTGCTCCGGTTCAGTACCCCATGGCTTCTGCTCTTTCTGTTCCCGCTCCAGTTCCAGTACCAGTCGTCCAACAACCATCAGCTATGGCCTTTCCAAGTACTCAGTTTCAGCAGCCGACATCAATAGCTAAACACTTGGTTCCTTCAGAACCAAGCTTGCAGAGTTCTCCTGCTAGAGAAGAAGGTGAGGTACCTGAATCAGAGTTAGATCCAGATACTAGGAGGAGGCTCCTCATATTGCAACATGGACAAGATACTAGAGATGCTACTCCAAGTGAACCTCCGTTTCCTCAGAGACCTCCTGTTCAAGCTCCTCCAACTCCACATGTGCAGCCAAGAAATGGTTGGTTTCCTGTTGAGGAGGAGATGGACCCAGCTCCACTTCGTCGAACAGCCTCCAAAGAATATCCGTTGGATTCTGAAAGCTTGAACAGGCCACGCCATCAGTCCTTTTATCCTAAGATTGAGAACTCAACTACTCAATCTGACAGGATGCCTCATGAGAATCGCAGGCTACCTAAGGAGCCGCTTCGGAGAGATGAACAGTTACGGTCGAACAACAATCCACCAGGCTCTCATCCTTTCTATG GGGAAGAGTCATCTTGGAATCAGTCTTCTTCAAGAAACAGTGATATTGACTTCATACCTGGACGAAGTGTCTCAGCAACAGAGAACCCAGCTGAAGTTCTACATCAGATTGCTATCAAATGTGGATCTAAG GTGGATTACAAACCGGGTTTGGTTGCTAGTACAGATTTACGGTTCTCTGTTGAG GCTTGGTTATCTGGTGAAAAAATTGGAGAAGGGATTGGCAAATCGAGACGAGAAGCCCTGCGCAAGGCTTCTGAAGTTTCTATCCAGAACTTAGCTG ATATATATTTGTCCCGTGCAAATGGCGACCCAGGTTCGAGCCACAGGGATGTTAGCCCTTTCGCTAATGGCAATATGAATATGGGAAACGCAAACGCGCTTGATAAACAGCCATTTCCTAGAGATGAGACAGCGATGCCAGTTCCTTCTAGACCTACAGATCCAAGATTAGAAGGCTCCATGAGGCACACTGGCTCCATTACTGCGCTCAGGGAACTG TGTGCATCGGAGGGCTGGGAGATGTCTTTTCAATCTCAGCGTCCACTTCAATATGACATGGGACTCCACAGAGATGAATTGCATGCTCAG GTTGAGATAGATGGGCGTGTTTTAGGGGAAGGAGTTGGATCGACATGGGACGAAGCTAGAATGCAG GCTGCTGAGAGAGCACTGTATAGTATGAGATCGATGCCTCCTTTGCATAGAAGACAAGGATCTCCACG ATCGTTCGGAGGGATGTCAAACAAGCGTCTAAAGCCAAACTTCCAACGGATGCCATCTTCAGGAAGATATTCTTAA
- the LOC106306003 gene encoding protein NRT1/ PTR FAMILY 7.2, producing MDQKVRHTEVCTQDGSVDRHGNPAIRAKTGKWLTAILILVNQGLATLAFFGVGVNLVLFLTRVMGQDNAEAANNVSKWTGTVYIFSLLGAFLSDSYWGRYKTCAIFQASFVAGLVMLSLSTGALLLEPSGCGVEESPCRPHSTVKTVIFYLSVYLIALGYGGYQPNIATFGADQFDADDSVEGHSKIAFFSYFYLALNLGSLLSNTVLGYFEDQGAWPLGFWASAGSAFAGLVLFLTGTPKYRHFKPRESPWSRFCQVLVASTRKAKIDVNYEDMNLYDSETQRTGDKKILHTKGFRFLDRAAIVTPDDEAEKVESGSTYDPWRLCSVTQVEEVKCVLRLLPIWLCTILYSVVFTQMASLFVVQGAAMKTNIKDFRIPASSMSTFDILSVAFFIFAYRRFLDPLFARLNKREPNKGLTELQRMGIGLVIAITAMISAGIVEIYRLKHKKTASNSSSLSIFWQVPQYMMIGASEVFMYVGQLEFFNSQAPTGLKSFASALCMASISLGNYVSSLLVSIVMKISTRDDLPGWIPGNLNKGHLDRFYFLLAGLTAADFLVYLVCAKWYKYIKSEASFSESMAEEEV from the exons ATGGATCAGAAAGTAAGACATACTGAAGTTTGCACTCAAGATGGAAGCGTTGATCGTCATGGAAATCCAGCAATCCGAGCCAAAACTGGCAAATGGCTCACTGCTATTCTCATTCTTG TGAACCAAGGGCTAGCGACGCTTGCCTTCTTCGGTGTAGGAGTGAATCTGGTTCTGTTTCTGACAAGAGTGATGGGACAAGACAATGCAGAAGCTGCCAACAATGTCAGTAAATGGACAGGAACTGTTTATATCTTCTCTTTGCTTGGTGCTTTCCTCAGTGACTCTTATTGGGGACGTTACAAGACTTGTGCAATCTTCCAAGCAAGTTTCGTTGCA GGATTAGTCATGTTATCTTTATCTACTGGTGCGTTACTACTCGAACCAAGTGGTTGTGGTGTTGAAGAGTCTCCCTGTAGGCCACACTCCACGGTCAAGACGGTTATTTTCTACCTATCAGTGTATCTGATCGCGTTAGGGTATGGTGGTTATCAGCCTAACATAGCAACCTTTGGAGCTGATCAGTTTGATGCAGATGACTCTGTTGAAGGACACTCGAAAATCGCGTTCTTCAGCTACTTCTACTTGGCTCTGAATCTAGGATCGCTCCTTTCGAATACCGTCTTGGGTTACTTTGAGGATCAAGGGGCTTGGCCGCTAGGGTTTTGGGCGTCGGCAGGGTCAGCTTTTGCTGGTTTGGTACTTTTCTTGACTGGCACGCCAAAGTACCGACATTTTAAACCTAGAGAAAGTCCCTGGTCTAGATTCTGCCAAGTCTTGGTTGCTTCAACAAGAAAAGCCAAGATTGATGTGAACTATGAGGATATGAATCTCTATGATTCAGAGACTCAACGAACCGGAGACAAGAAGATTCTTCACACCAAAGGCTTCAG ATTCTTGGATAGAGCTGCAATTGTCACACCTGATGATGAGGCTGAGAAGGTGGAGAGTGGATCGACTTACGATCCATGGAGGCTCTGCTCGGTGACTCAAGTTGAAGAAGTGAAGTGTGTGTTAAGACTCTTACCAATCTGGCTCTGCACCATTCTCTACTCAGTGGTCTTCACCCAAATGGCTTCACTGTTTGTTGTGCAAGGCGCAGCGATGAAGACAAACATCAAAGACTTCAGGATCCCAGCTTCAAGCATGTCTACTTTCGACATCCTCAGCGTCGCCTTCTTCATCTTCGCTTACAGGCGGTTTCTCGACCCTCTCTTTGCAAGACTCAACAAAAGAGAGCCCAACAAAGGCCTCACTGAGCTTCAGAGAATGGGGATAGGCCTCGTGATCGCGATAACGGCGATGATATCAGCAGGGATAGTGGAGATATACAGGCTGAAACACAAGAAAACGGCTTCAAACTCTAGCTCGTTGAGTATATTCTGGCAAGTGCCTCAGTACATGATGATAGGTGCATCAGAAGTGTTCATGTACGTTGGCCAGCTCGAGTTTTTCAACAGCCAAGCTCCAACGGGGCTAAAGAGCTTTGCAAGCGCGCTGTGTATGGCTTCGATTTCGCTTGGGAACTATGTAAGCAGTCTTCTAGTTTCCATTGTTATGAAGATCTCTACAAGAGATGATTTGCCTGGTTGGATCCCTGGGAATCTCAACAAAGGACACTTGGACAGATTCTACTTCCTTTTAGCTGGTCTAACCGCAGCTGACTTCTTGGTTTACCTGGTTTGTGCGAAGTGGTATAAGTATATCAAGTCTGAAGCAAGTTTCTCTGAGTCCATGGCTGAAGAGGAAGTCTGA
- the LOC106301790 gene encoding pentatricopeptide repeat-containing protein At4g21705, mitochondrial: protein MNILRRIPANLFTSRYYYTNRVKRTTLYSKISPLGNPKSSVYPELQNWVHSGNKVSVAELIRIVHDLRRRKRFLHALEVSKWMNDTGVCIFSPSEHAVHLDLVGRVHGFVSAEAYFESLKEQHKNDKTHGALLNCYVRQLDVEKSLSHFEKMKQLGYASSPLTYNNIMCLYTNIGQHDKVPRVLDEMKEENVAPDNYSFRICINAFGVMNDLERIGEILSDMETVDWNTYAVAAKFYIDGGDRDKAVELLRMSESRLESKDGEGYSHLITLYARLGDKGEVLRLWELEKDACKRRINQDYLTVLQSLVKIDALKEAEEVVKEWESSSGNCYDFRVPSAVIRGYAGRGMEEKAEAMLEDLGKRGKGTTPDSWGLVAAAYVEKGVLDNAYKCLKTALDVEAGKRKWRPWVKVVTNVLSWLGNEGSLREVESFVASLRSCMGVNREMYHALVKADIREGGSNVDTLLQRMKEDKIETDEETMAILSTRSHC, encoded by the exons ATGAACATACTCCGACGAATCCCGGCGAATCTGTTCACAAGCAGATATTACTACACAAACAGAGTAAAAAGGACGACCCTTTACTCCAAAATCAGTCCTTTAGGAAACCCTAAATCAAGCGTCTACCCAGAACTCCAGAACTGGGTCCACTCCGGCAACAAAGTCTCCGTCGCTGAGCTCATCCGCATCGTCCACGACCTCCGCAGACGCAAACGCTTCCTCCACGCCCTCGAG GTTTCGAAATGGATGAACGACACCGGCGTATGCATCTTCTCCCCGTCGGAACACGCCGTCCACCTCGATCTCGTAGGCAGAGTCCACGGCTTCGTCTCCGCGGAAGCCTACTTCGAAAGCCTCAAGGAACAGCACAAGAACGACAAGACTCACGGAGCGCTTCTCAACTGCTACGTCAGGCAGCTGGACGTCGAGAAGTCTCTGTCGCATTTCGAGAAGATGAAGCAGTTGGGTTACGCTTCTTCGCCTCTTACTTACAACAACATCATGTGTCTCTACACTAACATAGGTCAGCACGACAAGGTTCCTCGTGTGTTGGATGAGATGAAGGAGGAGAATGTCGCTCCTGATAATTATAGTTTTAGGATTTGTATTAATGCTTTTGGTGTTATGAATGATCTTGAGAGGATTGGTGAGATCTTGAGTGATATGGAGACAGTGGATTGGAACACTTATGCTGTTGCTGCCAAGTTTTATATCGACGGTGGGGACCGTGATAAGGCCGTTGAGCTTCTGAGAATGTCTGAAAGTAGGTTGGAGAGTAAAGATGGGGAAGGTTACAGTCATCTTATAACGCTTTATGCGAGGTTAGGTGACAAGGGAGAGGTGTTGAGGCTATGGGAGTTGGAGAAGGACGCTTGTAAGAGACGGATCAATCAGGACTATCTAACGGTGTTACAGTCGCTTGTGAAGATTGATGCTTTGAAAGAAGCTGAGGAAGTGGTTAAAGAATGGGAATCATCGTCAGGGAACTGTTACGATTTTCGAGTTCCTAGTGCGGTGATTCGTGGGTACGCTGGGAGAGGTATGGAGGAGAAAGCAGAAGCGATGCTTGAAGATTTGGGGAAGAGAGGGAAAGGTACTACGCCTGATTCTTGGGGGCTTGTGGCTGCTGCTTATGTTGAAAAAGGTGTTTTGGATAATGCTTACAAGTGTTTGAAAACGGCTTTAGATGTGGAAGCGGGGAAGAGGAAATGGAGACCTTGGGTGAAGGTGGTGACAAACGTTTTGAGTTGGCTTGGGAATGAAGGGAGCTTGAGGGAAGTAGAAAGCTTTGTTGCGTCTCTTAGGAGTTGTATGGGTGTGAACAGAGAGATGTATCATGCTCTTGTCAAGGCTGATATAAGAGAAGGCGGAAGCAACGTTGACACCTTGTTGCAGCGTATGAAAGAGGACAAGATTGAAACCGATGAAGAAACAATGGCTATTCTCAGCACAAGAAGTCACTGCTGA
- the LOC106304496 gene encoding uncharacterized protein LOC106304496, translated as MALPLNRVRSSSIFTFTVSFVFIFAGKSFSQGLRPSDHGLQYQSSSPPTESHSPPGIVMSFFGDSHSPPPQLLPKASEADGDDDSWWRDDGAANRHGHVMRHVFLAASIICGVSGVALLVVFTLVYFFRYRKKISIELTV; from the coding sequence ATGGCTCTTCCCTTAAACCGCGTTAGATCGTCGTCTATCTTCACGTTCACTGTTTCATTCGTCTTCATCTTCGCCGGAAAATCATTCTCCCAAGGCTTACGACCTTCCGATCATGGCCTACAGTATCAGTCCAGCTCACCACCGACTGAATCTCACTCACCTCCCGGTATAGTGATGTCCTTCTTCGGAGATTCCCATTCTCCTCCTCCTCAGCTCCTCCCAAAAGCTTCGGAGGCAGACGGCGACGATGACTCGTGGTGGCGTGACGACGGAGCCGCGAACAGACATGGTCATGTGATGAGGCACGTGTTTCTTGCGGCGAGTATCATCTGTGGCGTTTCCGGTGTTGCGCTGCTTGTGGTTTTCACTTTGGTTTACTTCTTTAGGTATCGCAAAAAAATATCCATCGAACTTACCGTGTAA